A genomic stretch from Telmatocola sphagniphila includes:
- a CDS encoding response regulator: MTKPENKPQGGRRKASRGCLILCLDSKLPLPQIKESLTAEGWEVFCAKKSSGLRALSCEMDSALVVLSDHLPGNESGFLMASKLRLSCPSMRVVIVGNRPSAKSERLADFVGAESYVAVTDLEQFTNRLKEISQK; the protein is encoded by the coding sequence ATGACGAAACCAGAAAACAAGCCCCAGGGAGGCCGTCGCAAGGCTTCTCGAGGCTGCCTGATACTATGCCTGGATTCGAAACTGCCCCTGCCTCAGATCAAGGAATCCTTGACCGCGGAAGGCTGGGAAGTGTTCTGTGCGAAAAAATCTTCCGGCTTACGAGCTCTGTCTTGTGAAATGGATTCCGCCCTGGTGGTGCTCAGCGATCATCTGCCCGGCAACGAGAGCGGTTTTTTGATGGCCAGCAAACTCCGACTTTCCTGTCCCAGCATGCGGGTGGTGATTGTCGGAAATCGGCCTTCCGCCAAGTCGGAACGTCTGGCCGACTTCGTCGGTGCGGAAAGTTATGTCGCCGTGACTGACCTGGAACAGTTTACGAATCGGCTCAAAGAAATCTCTCAGAAGTAA
- a CDS encoding RidA family protein translates to MSASAEKRVQELQLVLPPAPKPVGVYKPCVQVGNILYVSGHGPLKSDRTLITGVVGKDLNLEEGKAAARQVGLAILATLKDYLGSLDKVVRLVKTLGMVNSTPDFPDHPKVINGYSELMADVFGAEAGVGARSAVGMGSLPGNISVEIECILEVKV, encoded by the coding sequence ATGTCGGCTAGTGCAGAAAAGCGCGTTCAAGAATTGCAGTTGGTACTTCCGCCCGCTCCCAAACCCGTGGGCGTTTACAAACCCTGCGTTCAGGTTGGCAATATTTTGTACGTTTCCGGTCACGGCCCTTTAAAGTCGGATCGCACTCTGATCACCGGGGTGGTGGGTAAAGATCTGAATCTGGAAGAGGGCAAAGCGGCCGCTCGACAGGTCGGTCTGGCTATCCTGGCTACGTTGAAGGATTATCTCGGCTCGTTGGACAAAGTGGTCCGTCTGGTCAAAACTCTGGGGATGGTGAACTCCACTCCCGATTTTCCCGACCATCCTAAGGTCATTAACGGTTATTCCGAATTAATGGCCGATGTATTTGGAGCGGAGGCCGGCGTCGGAGCCCGCAGCGCCGTGGGGATGGGTAGCCTACCCGGGAATATTTCCGTGGAAATCGAGTGTATTCTGGAAGTGAAGGTATAA
- a CDS encoding phosphoribosylaminoimidazolesuccinocarboxamide synthase gives MTALMQSDISGFSCRRGKVRDVYDLGDKLLIVATDRISAFDWVMPTPIPGKGRLLSSLTKFWLNWLKVPNHFLSDNLNSYPPEFHEYADQLNGRAMLVRKTEVIPFECVVRGYLAGSGWKEYKQSLSVCGVKLPSGLRESDRLPEAIFTPATKAETGHDENVSSEYMAHAIGKETTDELARRSIEIYNRAASYARLRGIIIADTKFEWGLLPSGEIILIDEVLTPDSSRFWPMDHYQPGRGQPSFDKQYLRDWLESTGWDKQSPPPVLPEKVVAETLAKYTEAYERLSR, from the coding sequence ATGACGGCCTTGATGCAAAGCGATATTTCTGGTTTTTCCTGCCGACGAGGTAAAGTCCGGGATGTCTACGATTTGGGAGATAAGCTGCTGATCGTAGCCACCGATCGGATCAGCGCTTTCGATTGGGTCATGCCGACTCCCATCCCCGGAAAAGGGCGTCTACTTTCCTCGCTGACAAAGTTTTGGCTCAACTGGCTGAAGGTTCCCAATCACTTCCTAAGCGACAATCTGAATTCGTATCCCCCGGAATTCCATGAATACGCCGATCAATTGAATGGCCGAGCGATGCTGGTCCGCAAAACGGAAGTGATTCCGTTCGAATGCGTTGTTCGCGGCTACCTGGCCGGTTCCGGCTGGAAGGAATACAAGCAATCGCTTTCTGTTTGCGGCGTCAAGTTGCCGAGCGGTCTTCGGGAAAGCGATCGATTGCCCGAGGCGATTTTCACACCCGCCACCAAAGCGGAAACGGGCCACGATGAAAATGTCAGTTCCGAATATATGGCCCATGCGATCGGGAAAGAGACCACGGACGAACTCGCCCGACGGAGTATCGAGATCTATAACCGGGCCGCCAGTTATGCCCGCCTGCGTGGGATCATCATTGCCGATACGAAATTTGAATGGGGCCTTTTGCCCAGTGGGGAGATCATCCTGATCGACGAAGTCCTGACTCCGGACAGTTCCCGATTCTGGCCGATGGATCACTACCAACCCGGCCGAGGACAGCCTTCGTTCGATAAACAGTATCTTCGCGATTGGCTGGAATCGACCGGCTGGGATAAGCAGTCTCCGCCGCCGGTGTTACCCGAGAAAGTTGTGGCCGAGACGCTGGCGAAATATACCGAAGCTTACGAGCGACTCTCGAGGTAA
- a CDS encoding MotA/TolQ/ExbB proton channel family protein: MRPFIIRQLLPTILVLLPLFGAALVACALPPDARHDYLKRIKNSGMDWLILSLGAILFLVQISLSWKALRWKEHNFDESADRWLNHLAQAAEWFPLLGLLGTVAAILQTFNSINGPVVTPQEIIRKYAPAITATGSGLLMALLNILPTWIVSLGRDIIRSMAGNPEEEKWGYLK, from the coding sequence TTGCGACCCTTTATCATTCGTCAGCTTCTACCGACTATCCTCGTCCTCCTCCCGCTCTTCGGCGCGGCCCTGGTGGCCTGCGCGCTGCCTCCCGACGCTCGACACGATTACCTGAAGCGAATTAAAAATTCCGGGATGGACTGGCTGATCCTGAGCCTGGGAGCCATTCTATTTCTGGTTCAGATCTCATTGAGCTGGAAGGCCTTGCGCTGGAAAGAACACAATTTCGACGAATCCGCGGATCGCTGGTTGAACCATCTCGCTCAGGCGGCGGAATGGTTTCCCCTATTGGGATTGCTGGGAACCGTCGCGGCGATCCTGCAGACCTTCAATTCCATCAATGGTCCTGTCGTTACGCCTCAGGAAATCATTCGAAAATATGCCCCGGCCATCACGGCCACCGGTAGCGGCTTGCTGATGGCCCTGCTGAACATCCTGCCCACCTGGATCGTCAGCCTCGGTCGAGACATTATTCGTTCCATGGCCGGTAATCCCGAAGAAGAGAAATGGGGTTATCTGAAATGA
- a CDS encoding acyl-CoA thioesterase, producing MSGEKAPLSGTVQIRVRYAETDQMGFLHHANYLVFFEQARTELLRDQGLTYKEMEDKGFLLALTKVEVRYRKPARYDDLLTIRTTVTRSTLVRIEHKYEVFRNSELLAEGSSTLASINREGQVQPLPDWFLENRS from the coding sequence ATGAGTGGTGAGAAAGCACCTCTCAGCGGAACGGTCCAAATTCGAGTCCGATACGCGGAAACAGACCAGATGGGCTTTCTGCACCATGCGAATTACCTGGTTTTCTTTGAGCAGGCCCGAACCGAACTGCTCAGGGATCAGGGGCTGACTTATAAAGAGATGGAGGACAAGGGCTTTCTGCTGGCTTTGACGAAAGTTGAAGTCCGCTATCGTAAGCCCGCCCGCTACGACGATCTGCTGACCATCCGGACGACCGTCACTCGTTCCACCCTGGTCCGCATCGAACACAAATACGAGGTTTTTCGAAACTCTGAACTGCTGGCCGAAGGAAGCAGTACTTTAGCAAGCATAAATCGCGAAGGTCAGGTTCAGCCCCTGCCCGATTGGTTCCTGGAAAATCGGTCCTGA
- a CDS encoding S26 family signal peptidase, which translates to MPSSPTNPPDTTKSDWLSTILRSFFAKKKNHEVEPKNLVREMFETVVFVLVLVLMLQRFVAEAFVIPTGSMAETLYGDHEMVTCRECGYKSPLNSSSNDFGQRSIITSYICSNCGYKFIAKTDSTGKVLKEDAVDFSGVRSGDRVLVLKPAYYINPPKRFDVPVFKWPVEPFSVRERVPTNYIKRLVGLPGETIAVFDGDLYLCKDLKYPDEKLPEDPNNLWLYPNMYPSHPDAISAFEQGKFEIIRKSPTDILAQRIIVFDMDHQPASLKGIAKTRWHAQPGYDKEWQARETGFKHTGSDLGWIRYHHLASWQDQPSLEPMEINDSLGYNQTRSSPSLEVVTDLILECKADFQSKDAQLILELNKGPYRFQAVFDGGNCTLIRVDANDNDKSTVLSKTSSGINGEGRHEIRLANVDCRLTVWVDNKVLSFDKGADYTIPHVHQSHPNDRMQPARIGSRGDVTCDSIRIWRDIFYTCGTNGGRQGYGAIQEKFFPPSYNPCSTVQTFYVQPGHYLCFGDNSTSSLDGRMWGLVPERLLLGKAVMVYFPLSRFGVIK; encoded by the coding sequence ATGCCGAGTTCCCCTACCAATCCGCCCGATACCACAAAGTCCGACTGGCTTTCCACGATCCTGCGAAGCTTCTTTGCCAAGAAAAAAAACCATGAAGTCGAACCCAAGAATCTCGTCCGGGAAATGTTCGAAACCGTTGTGTTCGTGCTTGTCCTGGTCCTGATGCTGCAAAGGTTTGTCGCGGAAGCGTTCGTAATCCCCACCGGATCCATGGCGGAGACCTTGTATGGTGATCATGAAATGGTCACCTGCCGGGAGTGCGGCTACAAGAGCCCGTTAAACTCTTCTTCGAACGATTTCGGCCAGCGTTCGATTATCACCAGCTACATCTGTTCGAACTGCGGTTACAAATTCATCGCGAAAACCGACTCTACGGGTAAAGTGCTCAAAGAGGATGCGGTCGATTTCTCCGGCGTGCGCAGCGGCGACCGGGTACTGGTTTTAAAACCGGCCTATTACATCAATCCTCCCAAACGATTCGACGTGCCGGTTTTCAAATGGCCCGTGGAACCCTTCTCGGTGCGCGAACGGGTGCCCACCAACTACATCAAGCGACTGGTGGGTTTGCCCGGGGAAACGATCGCCGTGTTCGATGGCGACCTCTATCTTTGCAAGGATTTGAAGTATCCCGATGAAAAGCTGCCGGAAGATCCCAATAACCTCTGGCTCTATCCTAATATGTACCCCTCGCACCCGGATGCAATCTCCGCTTTCGAGCAAGGCAAATTTGAGATCATTCGAAAAAGCCCTACAGACATACTCGCTCAAAGAATTATCGTCTTCGATATGGACCACCAGCCCGCGAGCTTAAAAGGTATCGCAAAAACCCGCTGGCATGCTCAGCCCGGTTACGATAAAGAGTGGCAGGCCCGGGAAACCGGCTTCAAACATACTGGCTCGGATCTGGGCTGGATCCGCTATCACCACCTGGCCAGCTGGCAGGATCAGCCTTCCCTCGAACCGATGGAGATCAACGACAGCCTGGGTTACAACCAAACCCGCTCTAGTCCTAGTCTAGAAGTTGTCACCGACCTGATCCTCGAGTGCAAAGCCGATTTTCAATCCAAAGATGCTCAGCTGATATTGGAGCTCAATAAAGGCCCCTACCGCTTTCAAGCCGTATTCGACGGTGGTAACTGCACCTTGATTCGAGTCGATGCCAACGACAACGATAAATCGACTGTGCTCTCCAAGACTTCGTCGGGTATCAATGGCGAAGGTCGGCATGAAATTCGACTGGCGAATGTCGATTGCCGGCTGACGGTATGGGTGGATAACAAAGTTCTGAGCTTCGATAAAGGAGCCGATTACACGATTCCTCATGTGCATCAGAGCCATCCGAACGATCGCATGCAACCGGCTCGAATTGGCAGCCGGGGGGATGTGACCTGCGATTCGATTCGAATCTGGCGAGACATCTTCTACACCTGCGGAACCAATGGCGGCCGGCAAGGCTACGGCGCGATCCAGGAGAAATTCTTCCCGCCGAGCTACAATCCCTGCAGCACCGTACAAACCTTCTACGTTCAGCCCGGTCACTATCTCTGTTTTGGCGATAACAGCACTTCCAGCCTCGACGGCCGGATGTGGGGACTGGTGCCGGAAAGACTGTTATTGGGGAAAGCGGTCATGGTCTACTTCCCCCTGAGTCGATTTGGAGTGATAAAATGA
- a CDS encoding class I SAM-dependent methyltransferase produces the protein MVSALQVLEKVEGSVSVNWQDVPCPGCRSQDAKLVLEAPDLAPPKDGLWFAVVQCKRCGLHYTNPRPDEKSIADFYAEDYRPHRKPQNSRRNFRNWYPLGALRGRASERRGLAWQGNGRLLDFGCGGGSFLARMADQGWKVEGVDFSEKTVEMIRDKLGLKVHHGTLPHPELQPASFDVITMWHSLEHVHDPMEVLAEAYRLLAPEGRLLIAVPNIKSWQFKWFGKAWFALDLPRHLTHFCPKTLRLMLELNGFQVENLRGIKHADWLRSSAKLATRIGQKSYFQKLFRYKLPSRLAAWICYMFGKSDCMLAIAIRPK, from the coding sequence ATGGTTTCCGCACTTCAAGTTTTGGAGAAGGTCGAAGGCTCGGTATCGGTGAATTGGCAGGATGTTCCCTGCCCCGGCTGTCGCTCTCAAGATGCCAAACTGGTACTGGAAGCCCCCGATTTAGCCCCGCCGAAAGATGGCCTCTGGTTTGCCGTCGTGCAGTGCAAGCGCTGCGGGCTGCATTACACCAATCCCCGACCCGATGAGAAATCGATCGCCGATTTCTATGCCGAAGATTACCGGCCCCATCGGAAGCCCCAGAATTCCCGCCGAAATTTTCGAAACTGGTATCCGCTGGGGGCGTTGCGCGGGCGGGCCTCCGAACGCCGCGGGCTCGCCTGGCAGGGAAACGGCCGTTTGCTCGATTTCGGCTGCGGCGGAGGGAGTTTTCTCGCTCGGATGGCCGATCAGGGCTGGAAAGTGGAAGGGGTCGATTTCTCGGAAAAAACCGTGGAAATGATTCGCGACAAACTCGGTTTGAAAGTCCACCACGGCACTCTGCCCCATCCCGAATTGCAGCCGGCTTCCTTCGACGTCATTACGATGTGGCATTCTCTGGAGCACGTTCACGATCCGATGGAAGTCCTGGCCGAGGCTTATCGGCTATTGGCGCCGGAGGGACGACTGCTGATCGCGGTACCCAATATCAAAAGCTGGCAGTTCAAGTGGTTCGGCAAAGCATGGTTTGCTTTGGATTTGCCGCGACATCTGACGCATTTCTGCCCGAAGACTCTGCGCCTGATGCTCGAATTGAACGGCTTCCAGGTGGAAAATCTTCGCGGCATTAAGCATGCCGACTGGCTGCGTTCCTCGGCAAAACTGGCGACACGCATCGGGCAAAAAAGCTACTTCCAGAAACTTTTCCGGTATAAATTGCCGTCCCGGTTGGCAGCCTGGATCTGCTATATGTTCGGCAAGAGCGATTGCATGCTGGCCATCGCGATTCGACCGAAATAA
- the truD gene encoding tRNA pseudouridine(13) synthase TruD — protein sequence MKIKSLYSDFQVTENPNTLDTAPGQFSFYCLSKTGQTTLDAFRQLQAAWGYHNDQLSFGGLKDRHAVTIQYFTIWNGPKKDYTLGPLEIKYLGTRTVPYRSSDIQSNHFEVIIRDLPRAAKADIEQSVREVQQVGCPNYFDDQRFGSVGPDKRFIAKEIISGNSEAALKLALIGEYEHDRAGAKREKQILKEHWGDWQKIQGLLSKSRDIRVFRYLTQRRSDFLGAMELLRPELQGLYFSAYQSYIWNRTLSYWLEANLPEEARSSISTRLKDLAAPRRLPENYQAEWKTFELPYPSARLKPLATESWVEPLKKVMAEEGFPLEQMKTGVRKLFFSKGVRKASMEPQGLKISFAKDENHPERIRLQIGFDLPPGSYATMILKRILNKHASSTHLPEISSE from the coding sequence CGCTAGACGCATTTCGCCAGTTACAAGCGGCCTGGGGCTACCATAACGACCAACTTTCCTTCGGTGGACTCAAAGACCGACACGCCGTCACGATCCAATATTTCACGATTTGGAATGGTCCGAAGAAGGATTACACTCTCGGACCGCTCGAGATAAAGTACCTCGGCACACGAACCGTTCCCTATAGATCCAGCGATATACAAAGTAATCACTTCGAGGTGATTATCCGGGATTTGCCTCGTGCCGCTAAAGCCGATATCGAACAGAGCGTTCGCGAAGTTCAGCAGGTGGGCTGTCCGAATTATTTCGACGATCAGAGATTTGGCTCGGTGGGACCCGACAAGCGTTTCATCGCCAAAGAGATAATATCTGGAAATTCGGAAGCTGCTTTAAAACTGGCTTTGATCGGCGAATACGAACACGATCGAGCGGGTGCTAAACGCGAAAAGCAGATTTTGAAAGAGCATTGGGGCGACTGGCAGAAAATTCAGGGCCTGCTATCCAAGAGCCGCGACATCCGGGTGTTTCGGTATTTGACCCAACGCCGTTCGGATTTCCTCGGGGCCATGGAACTGTTGCGTCCCGAATTGCAGGGGCTCTATTTCTCGGCCTACCAGAGCTACATTTGGAATCGCACGCTCAGCTACTGGTTAGAAGCGAACTTACCGGAGGAAGCGAGATCTTCGATCTCCACCCGGCTGAAGGATTTAGCGGCCCCGCGAAGACTACCCGAAAATTATCAGGCAGAATGGAAAACTTTCGAGCTTCCCTACCCCTCCGCCCGGCTGAAGCCTCTGGCCACCGAGAGCTGGGTGGAACCTCTGAAGAAAGTCATGGCGGAAGAAGGATTTCCGCTTGAGCAGATGAAAACGGGCGTGCGTAAACTGTTTTTCTCAAAGGGAGTTCGGAAGGCGAGCATGGAGCCGCAGGGCTTAAAAATTTCGTTTGCGAAGGACGAAAATCATCCTGAGCGGATTCGCTTGCAAATCGGCTTCGACCTACCACCGGGCAGCTATGCCACCATGATTCTGAAAAGAATCCTGAACAAGCACGCCTCCAGCACTCATTTGCCCGAAATCAGTTCCGAGTAG